Proteins encoded together in one Camarhynchus parvulus unplaced genomic scaffold, STF_HiC, whole genome shotgun sequence window:
- the LOC115915938 gene encoding olfactory receptor 14A16-like, translated as MSNSSSIRHFLLLALADTRQLQLLHFCLLLGISLAALLGNGLIISAVACGHHLHTPMFFFLLNLALSDLGSICTTVPKAMHNSLWDTRNISYTGCAAQLFLIFFFLGSEFSLLTIMCYDRYVSICKPLHYGTLLGSRACAHMAAAAWASAFLNALMHTANTFSLPLCHGNALGQFFCEIPQILKLSCSHSNFRELGLIAVSSCLAFGCFVFIVFSYVQIFRAVLRIPSEQGRHKAFSTCLPHLAVVSLFLSTGIFAHLKPPSMSSPSLDLALSVLYSVVPPALNPLIYSLRNQELKAAVWRLMTGCFQKH; from the coding sequence atgtccaacagcagctccatcaggcacttcctcctgctggcattggcagacacgcggcagctgcagctcctgcacttctgcctcttgctgggcatctccctggctgccctcctgggcaacggcctcatcatcagcgccgtagcctgcggccaccacctgcacacgcccatgttcttcttcctgctcaacctggccctcagcgacctgggctccatctgcaccactgtccccaaagccatgcacaattccctctgggacaccaggaacatcTCCTACACTGGATGTGCTGCACagctttttctgattttcttcttccttggaTCAGAGTTTTCCCTGCTGACCATCATGTGCTACGACCGCTAcgtgtccatctgcaaacccctgcactacgggaccctcctgggcagcagagcttgtgcccacatggcagcagctgcctgggccagtgcctttctcaatgctctcatgcacacagccaatacattttccctgcccctgtgccatggcaatgccctgggccagttcttctgtgaaatcccacagatcctcaagctctcctgctcacaCTCCAACTTCAGAGAACTGGGGCTCATTGCTGTTAGTTCCTGTTTAGcatttggttgttttgtgttcattgttttctcctatgtgcagatcttcagggctgtgctgaggatcccctctgagcagggacggcacaaagccttttccacctgcctccctcacctggccGTGGTCTCCCTGTTCCTCAGCACTGGCATATTTGCTCACCTGAAgcccccctccatgtcctccccatccctggatctggccctgtcagttctgtactcggtggtgcctccagccctgaaccccctcatctacagcctgaggaaccaggagctcaaggctgcagtgtggagactgatgactggatgctttcagaaacattaa